The following is a genomic window from Daphnia magna isolate NIES linkage group LG4, ASM2063170v1.1, whole genome shotgun sequence.
TTCATCGTCTGGTACAAGGGATTTGGAAATTTTAGTCTACTAGCGGCCAACGGCAGTGCACGGCACGGCTCAATGTCCACTATGCCGGCCGTAGTTTCACATGCCTTAACCAAATCTATACCTTGTTGGATTCTTCTCCGCCCTGTTGCAGAGCAGCTCTCTCTGCCCGCTCCTTTTCTCTCTTCGCCAAACGGCGTTGGTAACTCTGGTTCCGTGGACGTTTGTGTTCAACTGGCCCAAGAGGTGCGTCCACAACCACCGCATCAGCGGCGAGAGCTGCGCCTACTTCGGGAACTACCTCCACCAACTGCTCACCTACTGCGGGAGTAACTTCATCAACACTTTCGTGCTGGATGGGAACGGGATATTGTTCCTCACCAGCGAGCTCATCAGTCGGTGCAGGCACCGCAGCTGGGACTGCGGCAGGTTCCTCAACATCTTGGGGAGGAACGATGTCTGCCAAAACGTTGTCTGCTTGTGGCTCATCAGTCGGTGCAGGCACCGCAGCATCTTCGTcatcggctggtacatcggctggtacatcggctggtacatcggccggtacatcggctggtacatcggctggtacatcggctggtacatcggctggtacatcggctggtacatcAGCTGGTACATCAgctggtacatcggctggtacatcggctggtacatcggccggtacatcgggTGGTACATCGGCTTgtacatcggccggtacatcggccGAGGCCAGTTCACAGCACGATTCACTGGGTGCAGCTTCACAGGTCGCCAGCAGAGCCAGTCTATCAGCCCTCTCTTGCGCTCTCTTCGCCAAACGGCGTTGGTAACTCTGGTTCCATTGAGCCTTGTTCGGACGCTTGGCCTTTCGAACTTTCACAGCCGGAGCGTCCGGGACTGCGGCAGGTGCCTCAACATCTTGGGGAGGAACGATGTCAGCCAAAACGTTGTCTGCTTGGGGCTCATCAGTCGGTGCAGGCACCGCAGCATCTTCGtcatcggccggtacatcggctggaacatcggccggtacatcggccggtacatcggctggcacatcggccggtacatcggctggcacatcggccggtacagcAACTTGTACATCGGCTGgaacatcggccggtacatcggctggaacatcggccggtacatcggccggtacatcggccggtacatcggctggcacatcggccggtacatcggctggcacatcggccggtacatcggctggcacatcggccggtacagcAACTTGTACATCGGCTGgaacatcggccggtacatcggctggtacatcggccggtacatcggctggtacatcggccggtacatcggccggtacatcggctggcacatcggccggtacatcggctggcacatcggccggtacatcggctggcacatcggccggtacatcggctggcacatcggccggtacagcaactggtacatcggctggtacatcgactggtacatcggctggtacatcggctggtacatcggctggtacatcggccggtacatcgactggtacatcggctggtacatcggccggtacattGCTTTGTACTGCTTGCGCTTCGTCAGCAACGCCCATTTGAACAACGGGAGCTCTTGCCTTGACGTACGCCTTCCAGCCGAGCCAACCGACCGCTGCGACTCCTACTCCAACGGCCACTACGCCAATCGCTTTTGCTGAAATTTCCACGAAAGAAGACATGTTGGAATTTATATTCGCGAGTTTTGGATCACTATTCAAGCGTTTCGAATCACTATTCAAGCGTTTCGAATCACTATTCAAGGTTTCGAATCACTATTCAAGGTTTTGATTGCTATACTGCAATAAAAAGCGGGTAAACATTTCGTTTCCCATCTTTTGCTTTGTACTTGGGGCAAGCACTATAGCAAATCTGGCAAAACTGAATTTCgttctttgaaacaaaatttacgTAATTTCATCACAAGGTATAATAGAAAAAAGTGTTGATTTGCAATTTAATGATTTAATTAAACATTATTCAATGATTTCACTAATTGTTTTTAATAGGtgtaatattttaattcaacaaaaaactATCTCAGACTGTATACCTTCCTTCCCAGTACAGGAGTATTTTTACACCAATTTTTCCAAGCAGTATGCCGCACAATTTATTTTCTGAAAATTGCTGctaatatttttgtattcactTTGTTTCGTTTATGAGTTATCTTGATATAGAAACTGAAACGACACGAATTGTATCAATCCAACTAGTTAACCTGCTTCACTTGTTAACTAGTCACACGATTCGTCTGCTGAGATGCTGACCCACTCAAagtaacaaaagaaattcatgCATCCATTGCTGCCTCTAAACTACAACTTTCTCCGTGGTTTAGCAAGGATTCCAGTCGGTACGTTTGGTTTATCGAATCCACTATTAACTCCTATATGCTTGTCAACCTCCAAAAAGTCTCGAATGAAATTCCATTGTTGATTTTCAGGGAGGTCACGTTAAACGAGATGGTACGAtcggaaatggaaaaaataactCGTTACACCGAGGTCAACTGGCAACtgtgtatttttttaacagcACAGGTACGCAATGTCGTGTCTGTGAAGCAATTGCTCTACAATCTTTTGTCAAATTTTTGTGCAGGAAAAAATGCTTGTAAAATGTAAATCTTCCACTTATTCTTTGTTGCCTTGTGTACAGTAGTTGCTGACAACAGAACTTTGAAAGATTGAATCCAACTTGTTAATGTCCATAACTGTAGCCTCCTCCGTGACCGCTGCTGAATCCACCGTAAACACCATCACCACCGACAGCTACGGCTTGAGCGGCTTGGGCAGCCGAATAAGCTTTATTAACGGCCTGCTGGGCAGCTGCTAACTCAGCTTGGGACTGGTACATTGGATGTTGAGCATGGTGGGCAGTATGGCTCGATCCGTAACCACCGTAATGGACAGAAGAATAAGCAGCTGCTTGAGCAGCCAAATCAAGGAATGTGCAAAGGTCTGTTTAACAATCCTGCAACTAACAATTCTTGAAAAGGTTCTCATACCTGCTCAGCTTGTGCAGCGTAAACTGCTTGTTGTTGCTGGGCAGCTACAACTGCTTGCACCTGAGATATTTATTTTAACAGTTAGATTTTGGATGATTGATTCAACCATGTATAATCAGGGAAATgagttttgttattttacttGTTGTGCAGCGTAAGTTGCCTGAGCTGCAAGTGCTGCCTGGGCTTGTTGGGCTGCTTGGGATGCAGCAGCAGCCTGCGAAGCTTGAGCTGCCTTGGCAACATTTGTAGCTTGCTGGGCTAGCGCAGCTGCCCCTCCATAACCGACTCCATAT
Proteins encoded in this region:
- the LOC123471464 gene encoding uncharacterized protein LOC123471464, which produces MATASALQTDKESVRLFREKRGFASGYGGDYGGVHGGGYGVGYGGAAALAQQATNVAKAAQASQAAAASQAAQQAQAALAAQATYAAQQVQAVVAAQQQQAVYAAQAEQLLILLSITVVTDRAILPTMLNIQCTSPKLS